Proteins found in one Miscanthus floridulus cultivar M001 chromosome 4, ASM1932011v1, whole genome shotgun sequence genomic segment:
- the LOC136550164 gene encoding uncharacterized protein: MEPAAAAGESRDPPPPPPPPPPPEDLSTVEPSPSSSSSSSTTAVVAPGRQAPAPAGAREVAAAMEAVERDAAAIAESYASLFASLRVALSNVTSTSAENMECLGDVIGRLQESALEASSKGNKYINSCLRLNEEMRGLECLAMQLYPFVSC, encoded by the exons ATGGAACCCGCCGCGGCCGCCGGAGAGTCCCgtgatccgccgccgccgccgcccccgcccccgcccccggagGATCTCTCTACTGTGGAGCCttcaccctcctcctcctcctcttcctcaaccACGGCCGTCGTTGCCCCGGGAAggcaggcgccggcgccggccgggGCGCGGGAGGTCGCGGCGGCGATGGAGGCGGTGGAGCGGGACGCGGCTGCCATCGCCGAGAGCTACGCCTCCCTCTTCGCATCCCTCCGCGTCGCCCTCTCAAAC GTCACCTCGACGTCAGCGGAGAACATGGAGTGCTTGGGGGACGTCATCGGCCGCTTACAGGAATCCG cacttgaagcatcttcgaAAGGAAATAAATACATCAATTCGTGCTTGAG GTTGAATGAAGAAATGAGAGGCTTGGAATGCTTAGCTATGCAACTGTATCCTTTTGTTAGTTGCTGA
- the LOC136550162 gene encoding FT-interacting protein 3-like, translated as MMNNLKLGVEVTSAHDLLPKEQDTANPFVEVEFDGQKFRTAIKDRDINPVWNEQFYFNISDPSRLPELHLEAYVYHADRASNSKACLGKVRISGTSFVSQPDATPLHYPLEKRTILSRARGELGLRVFLTDDPSVRVSAPGHQEFDMLSTPTTAQEQAAASSIPNPFQETRANPVRQFQHLPREQQRPAQPYYAEGSYGDQQQRSFSAVGNKAAAPQPQVQVSRMYAPGPQQPIDFQLKETSPTLGGGRVIGGRVYPGEKAGAYDLVEKMQYLFVRVVKARDLPNMDITGSLDPYVEVHLGNYKMKTKYFEKNQRPEWDEVFAFPKEVMQSTMLEVVVKDKDVLRDDYVGRVSIDLNEVPLRVPPDSPLAPEWYRLMGKDGMRDRGELMLAVWYGTQADECFPSAIHAGSTPVESHLHNYIRGKVYPAPRMWYVRVNVIEAHDIYPMENHIPDVLVKVRLGHQLLKTRQVRSPTRNFMWNEELMFVAAEPFEDDLIISVEDRVAQNKDEVIGEAIIPLARLPRRPDHKPVRPAWFDLRRPGIIDVNQLKEDKFYAKVNLRVCLEGGYHVLDESTQYCSDLRPTMKQLWKPPIGMLEVGILSANGLNPTKTRNDRGSCDAYCVAKYGSKWVRTRTIVDNLSPRFNEQYTWEVFDHGTVLTIGLFDNCHVSGDNNHGSSGHMDKPIGKVRIRLSTLETSRVYTHTYPLLVLSPSGVKKMGELHLAIRFTTSSLINVLFTYSRPLLPKMHYAQPLSIVQQEILRHQAVQLVAQRLGRMEPPVRREVVEFMSDARSHLWSMRRSKANFFRLMQVFSGVIAAGKWFGDVCQWKNPVTTVLVHVLFIMLVFYPDLILPTIFLYMFLIGLWNYRFRPRFPPHMNTRISYADVAHPDELDEEFDTFPTSRSPDLIRMRYDRLRHVAGRIQTVVGDIATQGERLQSLLSWRDPRATAMFLIFCLITAIILYVTPFQVIALCLGFFWMRHPRFRHKVPSAPANFFRRLPAKTDSLL; from the coding sequence ATGATGAACAATCTTAAGCTTGGTGTTGAGGTTACCAGTGCTCATGATCTCCTCCCAAAAGAGCAGGACACAGCCAATCCTTTTGTTGAGGTCGAGTTCGATGGCCAAAAGTTCCGCACAGCCATCAAAGACAGGGACATCAACCCTGTCTGGAACGAGCAGTTCTACTTCAATATATCTGATCCATCCCGCCTCCCAGAGCTACACCTTGAGGCCTATGTGTACCATGCAGACCGTGCCAGTAATTCCAAGGCCTGCCTAGGCAAGGTTCGCATATCGGGTACATCCTTTGTCAGCCAACCTGATGCTACGCCCCTGCACTACCCCCTGGAGAAGCGCACAATCTTATCACGTGCGCGTGGTGAGCTTGGGCTAAGAGTCTTCCTCACAGATGATCCATCAGTAAGGGTGTCTGCTCCAGGTCACCAGGAATTTGATATGTTAAGCACGCCTACCACTGCACAGGAGCAGGCAGCAGCCAGCTCCATTCCAAATCCTTTCCAAGAGACCAGAGCAAATCCAGTGAGACAATTCCAGCACTTACCAAGAGAACAGCAGCGTCCTGCACAGCCATACTACGCTGAAGGTTCATACGGAGACCAGCAACAGAGAAGCTTTTCTGCAGTTGGGAATAAAGCTGCAGCCCCTCAGCCTCAGGTTCAGGTATCAAGGATGTATGCTCCAGGTCCACAGCAACCTATAGATTTCCAACTAAAGGAAACAAGCCCAACGCTTGGTGGTGGCCGTGTTATTGGTGGCCGGGTGTACCCTGGTGAGAAGGCTGGGGCATACGACCTTGTTGAGAAGATGCAGTACCTCTTTGTGCGTGTGGTCAAAGCCCGCGACCTGCCCAACATGGACATCACTGGAAGTCTTGATCCTTATGTGGAGGTGCACCTTGGGAACTACAAAATGAAAACAAAGTACTTTGAGAAGAACCAGAGGCCCGAGTGGGATGAGGTATTCGCATTCCCTAAGGAAGTCATGCAGTCAACGATGCTTGAAGTTGTTGTGAAGGACAAGGATgtccttagggatgactatgTCGGTCGAGTGAGTATTGACCTGAATGAGGTCCCTCTAAGGGTCCCTCCAGACAGTCCATTGGCACCAGAGTGGTATCGTCTTATGGGCAAGGATGGCATGAGGGACAGAGGGGAGTTGATGCTTGCAGTGTGGTATGGTACTCAAGCAGATGAATGCTTCCCAAGCGCCATTCATGCAGGGTCAACACCAGTTGAATCCCATCTTCACAATTATATCCGTGGGAAGGTCTACCCTGCGCCAAGAATGTGGTATGTGAGAGTCAATGTAATTGAGGCACATGATATATACCCAATGGAGAACCACATACCTGATGTACTGGTAAAAGTGAGGCTGGGCCATCAATTGTTGAAGACAAGGCAAGTTCGCTCACCAACCAGAAACTTCATGTGGAATGAGGAGCTGATGTTTGTTGCAGCAGAGCCTTTTGAGGACGACTTGATCATATCAGTAGAAGACCGTGTAGCACAAAACAAAGATGAGGTGATTGGTGAAGCTATCATACCACTCGCAAGGCTTCCAAGGCGGCCTGATCACAAGCCGGTACGGCCAGCATGGTTTGATCTAAGAAGGCCAGGAATAATTGATGTGAACCAGCTAAAGGAAGACAAGTTCTATGCAAAGGTAAACCTTCGTGTTTGCCTTGAAGGTGGTTATCATGTGCTTGATGAGTCCACACAATATTGCAGTGATCTCCGTCCAACAATGAAGCAGTTGTGGAAGCCACCAATTGGCATGCTTGAAGTTGGCATTTTAAGTGCAAATGGTCTCAATCCAACAAAAACCAGAAACGACCGTGGGTCGTGTGATGCATATTGTGTTGCCAAGTATGGTTCAAAATGGGTCCGGACGCGCACAATAGTTGACAACTTGAGCCCTCGATTCAATGAGCAGTACACATGGGAAGTCTTTGATCATGGAACTGTACTCACAATTGGTCTATTTGACAACTGCCACGTAAGTGGAGATAACAACCACGGTTCCTCAGGCCACATGGATAAACCCATCGGCAAAGTGAGAATTCGGCTTTCAACACTTGAGACGTCGCGTGTGTACACACACACATATCCATTGCTTGTCCTCAGCCCATCAGGAGTTAAAAAGATGGGTGAACTACATCTTGCCATCCGGTTCACAACATCATCCCTTATCAATGTGCTCTTTACATACTCTAGGCCCCTCTTGCCCAAGATGCATTATGCGCAACCTCTGTCAATAGTTCAGCAGGAAATACTCCGCCACCAGGCTGTGCAGCTTGTTGCGCAGCGCCTGGGGCGTATGGAGCCACCAGTTCGCAGGGAAGTTGTTGAGTTTATGTCAGATGCTCGCTCTCATCTGTGGAGCATGCGACGGAGCAAAGCTAACTTCTTCCGTCTTATGCAAGTCTTCTCAGGGGTCATTGCTGCAGGGAAGTGGTTCGGTGATGTTTGTCAGTGGAAAAACCCAGTCACCACAGTGTTGGTTCATGTGCTCTTTATCATGCTTGTGTTCTATCCAGACCTTATCCTGCCAACAATCTTCCTCTACATGTTCTTGATAGGGTTGTGGAATTACCGGTTCCGGCCACGCTTCCCACCACACATGAACACAAGAATATCTTACGCTGATGTTGCACATCCAGATGAGCTTGATGAAGAATTTGACACATTCCCAACCTCAAGGAGCCCAGATCTCATTAGGATGAGGTATGACAGGTTACGGCATGTTGCTGGGAGGATACAGACAGTTGTTGGGGACATTGCCACTCAGGGAGAGAGATTACAGTCACTGCTGAGCTGGAGGGACCCAAGGGCAACAGCTATGTTCCTAATATTTTGCCTGATTACTGCGATTATACTATATGTGACACCATTCCAAGTGATTGCACTCTGCCTTGGGTTCTTCTGGATGAGGCATCCTCGGTTTCGCCACAAGGTGCCGTCAGCACCAGCAAACTTCTTCAGGAGGCTACCTGCAAAGACAGATTCTTTGCTGTAA
- the LOC136550166 gene encoding actin-depolymerizing factor 2 isoform X1 — translation MQANSASGLAVNDECKVKFRELKARRSFRFIVFRIDDKDMEIKVDRLGEPNQGYGDFTDSLPADECRYAIYDLDFTTVENCQKSKIFFFSWSPDTARTRSKMLYASSKDRFRRELDGIQCEIQATDPSEMSLDIVKSRTN, via the exons ATGCAGGCGAACTCTGCGTCCGGCCTTGCGGTGAACGACGAGTGTAAGGTGAAGTTCAGGGAGCTGAAGGCGCGGCGGAGCTTCCGGTTCATCGTCTTCAGGATCGACGACAAGGACATGGAGATCAAGGTGGACCGCCTCGGCGAACCAAACCAGGGCTACGGCGACTTCACCGACAGCCTCCCCGCCGACGAGTGCCGCTACGCAATCTACGACCTCGACTTCACCACCGTCGAGAACTGCCAGAAGAGCaagatcttcttcttctcctg GTCCCCTGACACTGCACGTACCCGGAGCAAGATGCTGTACGCCAGCTCCAAGGACAGGTTCAGGAGGGAGCTGGACGGCATCCAGTGTGAGATCCAGGCCACCGACCCCAGCGAGATGAGCCTCGACATCGTCAAGAGCCGGACCAACTGA
- the LOC136550166 gene encoding actin-depolymerizing factor 2 isoform X2, whose protein sequence is MANSASGLAVNDECKVKFRELKARRSFRFIVFRIDDKDMEIKVDRLGEPNQGYGDFTDSLPADECRYAIYDLDFTTVENCQKSKIFFFSWSPDTARTRSKMLYASSKDRFRRELDGIQCEIQATDPSEMSLDIVKSRTN, encoded by the exons ATG GCGAACTCTGCGTCCGGCCTTGCGGTGAACGACGAGTGTAAGGTGAAGTTCAGGGAGCTGAAGGCGCGGCGGAGCTTCCGGTTCATCGTCTTCAGGATCGACGACAAGGACATGGAGATCAAGGTGGACCGCCTCGGCGAACCAAACCAGGGCTACGGCGACTTCACCGACAGCCTCCCCGCCGACGAGTGCCGCTACGCAATCTACGACCTCGACTTCACCACCGTCGAGAACTGCCAGAAGAGCaagatcttcttcttctcctg GTCCCCTGACACTGCACGTACCCGGAGCAAGATGCTGTACGCCAGCTCCAAGGACAGGTTCAGGAGGGAGCTGGACGGCATCCAGTGTGAGATCCAGGCCACCGACCCCAGCGAGATGAGCCTCGACATCGTCAAGAGCCGGACCAACTGA